Proteins encoded in a region of the Paenibacillus sp. W2I17 genome:
- a CDS encoding response regulator, with product MLKVLLVDDEMYVRKGLYELINWMYLNMEIIGEAENGAEALNLIESLQPDVIITDIRMPILDGLELIRAVEKMPHLEPVFIIISGYHDFKYAQQAIRYGVHDYILKPIDDEELTVTLQKSANLICNKRKHILLAEGQASNIMLEDVIKGHVQKEDEHRYAEMLGINRSSSLLMTLIELQTGLDEIKITIEELREAVHSLESNLCKMFISEQQRGMFALLLLWPDHHQGGSALQDKLHNIHITLSKRFNLDIGLYAGTLVKEIGDVPQSLMAAEEAAKHKYAETGGIVRYTEIKDKPLFVFNVYQDEVDQLILSLEEGNRSAYHEIVEEKFKLFHMNRFSPQAVSGSLLRYITGILAVVHEMGGNDEGLQQLKELAQQNHEGWNLRLLKNAFLIALEEAEDYVSHLRMERSKGDISKIKRYIDANYTENINLKSIAALFYMNPVYLGRLFRKSYNQYFNDYLLNLRIHEAKKLLRQTDLRMYEVAARVGFQNADYFVTQFEKLVKLSPTEYRNFLMGNEQRGAQCQDGT from the coding sequence ATGTTAAAAGTATTACTGGTAGATGACGAGATGTATGTACGAAAGGGGCTGTATGAACTCATAAATTGGATGTATCTTAATATGGAGATTATCGGAGAGGCAGAGAACGGTGCAGAGGCATTAAATCTGATTGAAAGCCTGCAACCAGACGTGATTATAACAGATATCCGCATGCCAATCCTGGATGGACTGGAACTGATACGTGCCGTAGAGAAAATGCCACATCTGGAACCTGTGTTCATTATCATCAGTGGTTATCATGACTTCAAATATGCACAGCAGGCAATCAGGTACGGTGTTCATGACTATATCCTGAAGCCTATTGATGATGAAGAACTGACGGTGACGTTGCAGAAGTCGGCTAATCTGATTTGCAATAAAAGAAAACATATTCTTTTGGCTGAGGGGCAGGCGAGTAACATCATGCTGGAGGATGTGATCAAAGGCCATGTACAGAAGGAAGATGAACATCGATATGCCGAGATGCTTGGGATCAATCGTAGTTCAAGTCTGCTCATGACTTTGATTGAACTTCAGACCGGATTAGATGAAATTAAAATTACCATTGAAGAGCTACGTGAAGCAGTACATTCTCTGGAGAGTAATTTATGCAAAATGTTCATCAGTGAGCAACAACGCGGCATGTTTGCTTTATTACTGTTGTGGCCTGATCATCATCAAGGGGGCTCGGCGTTACAGGATAAACTGCATAATATTCATATAACACTGAGCAAAAGGTTTAACTTGGATATCGGTCTTTACGCAGGAACACTCGTCAAAGAAATTGGTGATGTCCCACAATCCCTTATGGCGGCTGAAGAAGCAGCCAAGCATAAGTATGCTGAAACTGGAGGTATCGTACGTTATACGGAGATCAAGGACAAACCGCTGTTTGTTTTCAATGTATATCAAGACGAGGTGGATCAATTAATTTTGAGCCTGGAAGAGGGGAATAGGTCAGCTTATCACGAGATTGTAGAAGAGAAATTCAAATTGTTTCATATGAATCGATTTTCTCCTCAGGCTGTATCGGGTTCTCTTTTGCGTTATATAACGGGTATTCTTGCTGTAGTCCACGAAATGGGTGGTAATGATGAAGGGTTGCAGCAGCTAAAGGAGCTGGCACAACAAAATCATGAAGGTTGGAATTTACGACTATTGAAGAATGCATTTCTCATCGCGTTGGAGGAAGCCGAGGATTATGTCTCTCATTTACGAATGGAGCGATCCAAAGGAGATATCAGCAAGATCAAACGATATATTGATGCAAATTATACTGAGAACATCAATCTCAAAAGCATTGCTGCGCTCTTCTATATGAATCCCGTTTATCTTGGGCGATTATTCCGCAAAAGCTACAATCAATATTTCAATGACTATCTGCTGAACCTGCGTATTCATGAGGCGAAGAAGTTATTGCGCCAGACGGATCTGAGAATGTACGAGGTTGCTGCACGTGTAGGATTTCAGAATGCGGATTATTTTGTAACACAGTTTGAGAAACTTGTTAAGTTATCGCCTACAGAATATCGCAATTTTCTTATGGGAAATGAGCAGCGAGGTGCACAATGCCAAGATGGAACCTGA
- a CDS encoding sensor histidine kinase has protein sequence MPRWNLNYMKLRDKLLLMYVLSVFIPIVVTNVVFYNVTSANIRSQKTRDAGMALNNLKNDLRVTIDQGVGLSYSLYTDPVFNDTISRSFQSHFEYIDAYNSYLKGQFSGQMNQGIRWYQVYTDNSTILSSGYIDRLTDDVRNSDWYVQFQAYSAPYPALISSDQMLSLVQRLDNLDTGGREQLLKIDLNMDMIKQYFHNSGFDGKVYLLDPGGHIQFSNDPTAEEAQIGKRYSEIQFPTKMIPFELTYTGINYLEGWSLHGVMDEEIVLKEVRKSRSFVVWLACINFVLPSIIIAAMSRSIHVRLVRILKHMKKVKTQNFQTIPPEDARDEIGQLTMEFNRMTETIHNLIHEVYLADIQKKDLELKQQEAQLHALHSQINPHFLFNTLESVRMRSLIKGEKETAKIVHNMAKMFRKSISWNQNDVTVKEELELIESFLQIQKYRFGEKLQYTIEADPAVLMYRIPKMVILPFVENASIHGIESSPGVGIIQLFVSMENDQLHIRLTDNGIGMSQAKLEELLSYLDQNTDMGEHVGMKNAYSRLKLCYKNHFSFDIQTWEGEGTRIQIKLPLDPSAMPGD, from the coding sequence ATGCCAAGATGGAACCTGAATTACATGAAGCTTCGAGATAAACTACTGCTGATGTATGTCCTGTCCGTATTTATTCCCATCGTTGTTACCAATGTGGTGTTCTACAATGTTACATCCGCCAATATTCGTAGTCAGAAAACTCGTGATGCCGGCATGGCACTGAACAATCTGAAGAACGACCTGCGGGTAACCATTGATCAGGGCGTCGGCCTCTCTTATTCGTTATATACTGACCCTGTATTCAACGACACCATCTCCCGTTCATTTCAAAGTCATTTTGAGTACATTGACGCTTATAATTCCTATCTAAAAGGGCAATTCTCCGGGCAAATGAATCAGGGGATTCGCTGGTATCAAGTGTATACCGATAATTCTACCATTTTATCTTCCGGTTATATTGATCGTTTAACTGACGATGTCCGCAACTCGGACTGGTACGTTCAATTTCAGGCATACTCCGCCCCTTATCCGGCATTGATCTCATCGGATCAGATGTTAAGTCTGGTTCAGAGGCTCGACAATCTGGACACTGGGGGGAGAGAGCAGTTACTTAAAATTGACCTGAATATGGATATGATCAAGCAGTATTTCCACAACAGTGGATTTGATGGAAAAGTGTATCTTCTTGATCCGGGGGGACACATCCAATTTTCAAATGATCCTACAGCAGAAGAAGCTCAGATAGGGAAACGTTACAGCGAGATCCAGTTTCCGACCAAAATGATTCCCTTTGAACTTACGTATACAGGCATTAACTATCTGGAAGGGTGGTCCCTACATGGAGTGATGGATGAAGAAATTGTGTTGAAGGAGGTGCGGAAGTCCCGTTCCTTCGTCGTATGGCTGGCTTGCATTAATTTTGTCCTGCCTTCTATTATCATCGCGGCGATGTCCAGATCCATCCATGTCAGGCTGGTGCGTATTCTAAAACATATGAAAAAAGTAAAAACACAAAATTTCCAGACGATTCCGCCTGAAGATGCAAGAGATGAAATAGGTCAACTCACGATGGAATTTAATCGAATGACCGAGACGATCCATAACCTGATTCATGAGGTATATCTCGCCGACATCCAAAAGAAAGACCTGGAGTTGAAGCAGCAGGAAGCACAACTTCATGCGCTCCATAGTCAGATCAACCCACATTTTTTGTTTAATACGCTGGAGTCGGTACGTATGCGGAGCCTCATCAAAGGCGAGAAAGAGACTGCCAAAATCGTGCATAACATGGCCAAGATGTTTCGCAAGTCGATTAGTTGGAATCAGAATGATGTGACAGTAAAAGAAGAATTGGAACTCATCGAAAGTTTTTTACAAATTCAAAAATACCGCTTTGGAGAAAAACTCCAATATACCATTGAGGCAGATCCTGCGGTACTGATGTATCGAATCCCCAAGATGGTTATCCTTCCCTTTGTTGAGAATGCAAGTATTCATGGTATTGAGTCCTCTCCGGGTGTAGGTATCATTCAACTCTTCGTTTCAATGGAAAATGACCAGCTCCATATCAGACTAACGGATAACGGTATAGGGATGTCACAAGCAAAATTGGAAGAGTTGCTAAGTTACCTGGATCAAAACACCGATATGGGAGAGCATGTTGGCATGAAAAATGCGTATAGTCGCTTAAAACTTTGTTATAAAAATCACTTTTCATTCGACATCCAGACATGGGAAGGAGAAGGAACGCGTATCCAAATTAAGCTTCCACTTGATCCATCAGCCATGCCAGGCGACTAA
- a CDS encoding ABC transporter substrate-binding protein, which produces MFRKRNIITGLAILLAVTLAGCNKANPEASYPDSNDNTPVTFKYFTFGGGKKDILASSTTIGKKLQEQTGVDWKMEYLVGDGATKAGVMIASGDYPDIIDSSGEMAKLMDAGSFIPLDELIDQYGPNIKRVYGPYMDKFRQEDGKIYFLPYTANIGYVSEPNFQTGFYIQRAVLKEFNYPKIKTLDEYFDLIEQYKQKHPQIDGKETIGFATLAGESGSFFTLLNPAMHLAGYPNDGSVMVDMQSHEAKLVAGSDYQKQWIQKLSEVNAQGMFDPESFTMNQDQYLAKLTSGRVLGYFSYSWQVGDATNNLKKAGIDDKRYVSLPIVFDDSVKDQYVDPPGFVNNYGIGITVNAKDPVRIIKYFDNLLKEENQILVQWGIENETYSVNDEGRFYFENDDQRKAHEDPELSRKFGFDYFNYSWPRYSNNSVLEDGNAYGPGNQPEVATFSYTDGDKLLLEKYGVETFTELFSTPDERPWSPAWSIALEQGSPEQIFITKAEDLQKKYLPKMIMDSPSTFENTWNEYMSQLNQLDKKTYEATITQAVKDRVAGKW; this is translated from the coding sequence ATGTTTAGAAAAAGAAACATTATAACAGGTCTGGCCATTTTACTGGCTGTAACCCTGGCAGGTTGTAATAAAGCCAACCCGGAAGCCTCTTATCCTGACAGTAATGACAATACCCCGGTCACCTTTAAATATTTCACGTTTGGCGGTGGCAAGAAGGACATTCTGGCAAGCAGCACGACCATTGGCAAGAAGCTACAGGAACAAACAGGCGTTGACTGGAAGATGGAATATCTGGTCGGTGACGGTGCAACCAAGGCAGGTGTAATGATTGCGAGTGGGGATTACCCCGACATCATCGACTCCAGTGGTGAAATGGCCAAATTGATGGATGCAGGATCTTTTATCCCGCTGGATGAACTGATCGATCAATACGGGCCTAACATTAAGCGGGTATACGGGCCTTATATGGACAAATTCAGACAGGAGGATGGAAAGATCTATTTCTTGCCATACACTGCCAACATCGGTTATGTGTCAGAGCCTAACTTCCAGACCGGCTTTTATATTCAGCGTGCTGTGTTAAAAGAGTTCAACTACCCCAAGATCAAAACGTTGGACGAATATTTTGACTTGATTGAGCAATACAAGCAAAAGCATCCGCAGATCGATGGAAAAGAAACCATCGGCTTCGCCACACTTGCGGGTGAATCGGGCAGCTTCTTCACCCTGCTAAATCCGGCTATGCATCTGGCAGGTTATCCAAACGATGGCAGTGTGATGGTGGATATGCAGAGCCATGAAGCCAAACTGGTAGCCGGATCTGATTATCAGAAACAATGGATTCAGAAGTTAAGCGAGGTTAACGCACAGGGGATGTTTGATCCAGAATCCTTCACAATGAACCAGGATCAGTATCTCGCCAAGTTAACCTCCGGTCGGGTGCTGGGATATTTCAGTTACTCCTGGCAGGTTGGAGACGCAACGAACAATCTCAAGAAGGCTGGTATTGACGATAAACGATACGTATCTCTACCAATCGTATTTGATGACAGTGTCAAAGACCAGTATGTGGACCCGCCAGGTTTTGTGAACAACTATGGTATCGGAATTACCGTAAATGCCAAAGATCCCGTGCGAATTATTAAATATTTTGATAATTTGCTCAAGGAAGAAAACCAGATTCTGGTTCAATGGGGGATTGAGAACGAGACGTATAGTGTGAATGATGAGGGCCGCTTTTACTTTGAAAATGATGACCAACGCAAGGCACATGAAGATCCGGAATTAAGTCGTAAGTTCGGCTTTGACTATTTTAATTACAGCTGGCCTCGTTACAGCAATAACTCCGTGCTGGAGGATGGCAACGCCTATGGGCCGGGCAATCAACCAGAAGTGGCCACTTTTAGTTACACGGACGGTGACAAGCTGTTGTTAGAGAAATATGGTGTGGAGACATTCACAGAACTATTCAGCACACCGGATGAGCGTCCTTGGTCTCCTGCTTGGTCCATTGCACTGGAGCAGGGCTCTCCTGAACAGATTTTCATCACCAAGGCAGAAGATCTCCAGAAGAAATATTTACCCAAAATGATTATGGATTCGCCTTCCACTTTCGAGAACACATGGAATGAATATATGAGTCAATTGAATCAACTCGACAAGAAAACATACGAAGCTACGATAACGCAGGCAGTTAAGGATCGTGTAGCTGGCAAATGGTGA